The Mesorhizobium sp. M3A.F.Ca.ET.080.04.2.1 genome contains the following window.
TCGGCTTCGATGGCGGCCTCGCAGGCCGCTAAGGCGCTGCGCGCCAAGGGGGTGGACGTGATCGACCTCGGGCTGGGCGAGCCCGATTTCCCGACGCCTCTCCACATCATCGACGCCGCGCATTTCGCTGCGAAGGCCGGGCAGACGCTCTACACGGCCGCCGCGGGCACGGCCGAGGTGCGCGAGGCGATCGCCGGCAAGTTCCGGCGCGAGAATGGTCTGGACTACAAGGCCGACGACATCGTGGTGGCCAACGGCGCCAAGCAGATCATCTTCAATGCGCTGATGGCGACGCTGGAAACCGGCGACGAGGCAATCCTGCCGGCGCCTTACTTCGTCTCCTATCCCGAGATGGTGAAGCTGCTCGGAGGCAGACCGGCGGTCGTCGAGTGTCCGGAGACAACGGGCTTCCGGCTGACGCCGGCCCTGCTGGAGCAGGCGATCACGCCAAGGACGAAGTGGCTTTTCCTCAACATGCCTGGCAACCCGTCCGGCGCGGTCTATTCGCAACCCGAACTCGAAGCGCTGGGAACAGTGCTGGCGAAACACCCGCATGTTCTCGTCCTCGCCGACGAGATCTACGAGCACATCCTCTTCGACGGGCGCGAGTTCGTTTCCTTCGGGAAGGCTTGCCCCGAGCTCAAGGAGCGCACACTGATCGTCAACGGCGTGTCGAAGTCTTACGCGATGACCGGCTGGCGCGTCGGCTACGCGGCTGGCCCGGCGCCGCTCGTCAAGGCGATGTCGACGGTCCAAAGCCAGTCCTGCACTTCCGTTTGCTCGATCGCGCAGGCGGCGACGGTCGCGGCGCTCGACGGGCCGCAGGACGAGGTGGCTCGCTTCCGGCAGGCCTTCGAGGCGCGCCGCGACCTCGTCGTGGACGGTATCAGGAAGATTAACGGACTGACGCTGTCACCGCCGGAAGGCGCCTTCTACGCCTATATCGGCTGCGCCAGCCTGATCGGCCGCAAGACGCCCAAGGGCGCGGTGCTGGAAGACGATGCGGCTGTGGCAAATTATCTTCTGAACGAAGGGCGAGTGGCGTCGGTGCCCGGCGTCGCCTACGGATTGTCGCCGTATTTTCGTATTTCGACAGCGACCAGCGAAGAAGTGTTGACTGAGGCGATCTCGCGGATCAAAGCCGCCGTCGCGCTAGTGGAGTAAATGATGCCGCATTACGAACGTATCCTGATCACCGGCGCCGCCGGACGGCTCGGCTCTCAGTTGAGGAAGGGGCTGGTGCCGCTGGCAAAGACCATCCGCCTGGCCGGGCGCGAACCATTCGGTGATCTCGCGCCCCACGAGGAGGAAGCGGTCTTCGATCTCGCCGACATGGATGCGACGATCGCGGCGACCAAGGATTGCGACGCCATCGTGCATTTCGGCGGCGCGCCGCTCGAATGCGAGTGGCAGACCATCCTCGATTCCAGCATCCGCGGCTCCTACCACATCTACGAAGGCGCGCGGAAACACGGCGTCAAGCGCGTCATCTATGCATCCTCGGTGCATGCCATCGGCTATCACGAGATCGAGACCCATATCGGCGTCGATGCGCCGGTGCGCCCCGACAGCCTCTATGGCGTGTCGAAGAATTTCGTCGAAAGCCTCAGCCGGCTCTACTGGGACAAGTTCGGCATCGAGACGGTGTGCCTGCGCATCTTCTCCTCCTTCCCCGAACCCGCCGACCGCCGCATGTTGTGGTCCTACCTCTCCTTCGCCGACTGCGTGCGCCTGGTCGAGGCATCGCTGACGGCGCCACGCGTCGGCCACACGATCTCCTTCGGCATTTCCAACAACAAGTTGAAGATGGTCGACAACAGCGGCGCAGACCACCTCGGTTTCGTCCCGCAGGACAGTTCGGAGCCGTACCGCGCCGCCGTCGAAGCCAAGACGCCGATCCCCGATCCGACCAAGCCGTCCGTGAAATACCTTGGTGGATGGTTCTGCGAACTCGGGCATCCCGACGATAAAGGCGAATGACCACCACAGCGGGTCATCGCCCAATCGATGATGCAAGCGGCTCCGGAGGCGCCAGAAACACTTGGCATCCAGAAGCCGAGCTCAATCCCAGTCACAAGGCTGGCACCAGCCTCCAGTGGTAAATGGCCTGCGTCATCCACTGGAGCAAAGCCATGACCTCTCCCATTGGCAACCAGCACAACACGGGCATGGTGCATCGCACGAGCAGACCTGAAGCGCCGTCCGAAGCAGAATTTCCCGGCAAGAGCGCCGAAAGCGTCGGTCATCTCGCCAAAGCCTCTGTCTTGGAGGCCGGCGACAGCGAGCCCGGTGCGCAAGGACGAGCAGCATCACGGATCGCGAGAATGGACGTTACCGTGCTTGCACCCACCGATTCAGGCGACGAGCAGGTGTCGGATACAGCTGGCGACGGCGACGGCGCAGTTGACCCGGATGCCGGAGAGAACATTCTGGAATGACCCGCCGCGCTTAAAGCGTGGTGCGGACGGAATACCGCTACGCATTTTCCTGGAATTGCTCCTTAGCCGCGGAGCCTGGTTT
Protein-coding sequences here:
- a CDS encoding pyridoxal phosphate-dependent aminotransferase, with amino-acid sequence MSYVASRLSVVKPSASMAASQAAKALRAKGVDVIDLGLGEPDFPTPLHIIDAAHFAAKAGQTLYTAAAGTAEVREAIAGKFRRENGLDYKADDIVVANGAKQIIFNALMATLETGDEAILPAPYFVSYPEMVKLLGGRPAVVECPETTGFRLTPALLEQAITPRTKWLFLNMPGNPSGAVYSQPELEALGTVLAKHPHVLVLADEIYEHILFDGREFVSFGKACPELKERTLIVNGVSKSYAMTGWRVGYAAGPAPLVKAMSTVQSQSCTSVCSIAQAATVAALDGPQDEVARFRQAFEARRDLVVDGIRKINGLTLSPPEGAFYAYIGCASLIGRKTPKGAVLEDDAAVANYLLNEGRVASVPGVAYGLSPYFRISTATSEEVLTEAISRIKAAVALVE
- a CDS encoding NAD(P)-dependent oxidoreductase, yielding MPHYERILITGAAGRLGSQLRKGLVPLAKTIRLAGREPFGDLAPHEEEAVFDLADMDATIAATKDCDAIVHFGGAPLECEWQTILDSSIRGSYHIYEGARKHGVKRVIYASSVHAIGYHEIETHIGVDAPVRPDSLYGVSKNFVESLSRLYWDKFGIETVCLRIFSSFPEPADRRMLWSYLSFADCVRLVEASLTAPRVGHTISFGISNNKLKMVDNSGADHLGFVPQDSSEPYRAAVEAKTPIPDPTKPSVKYLGGWFCELGHPDDKGE